In Zingiber officinale cultivar Zhangliang chromosome 1A, Zo_v1.1, whole genome shotgun sequence, the DNA window CCAATTGTCATATTAGGGACATATGTCGTCCCCTAAACTTGTGAATCTAAAATGTAACAAAGGTACACTAAATTAAAGGCATATATGCATCTCACGCCAAAATATGTGGTGCCCAATAGTACAACCTATGAAACCGATGGCAACCCTTATATCACTGATTTTAAATTGGACTCTGGCTAAAGAACATAAAGGCATGCATCTCACGTCAAAATAATCGAGGTCCTTATCACAAGCATATTTAGCTAGGCTGGCTTACGACAGGTGATGATGGCAAATTTGATTAGCTTCTTGTTGTAGCCTTCGATCATCAGAGGCATTACCAGTGCACCCTTGATTGACTTCCAGCCTATACAAGCTAATAAGTTAGAGGGGAGGAAACAAGAAAACATCAGTACtgtaataatatataattcatggGTAGTGGAGATCGTACCACTTCGCAGCAAAGATGTCAAACCTTGCCATGTAAAGGCTGATTGGATGACGGCAGGCCAAAATGGAGCTACATTATCAGACCAGTCGGCCGTCCTAATCTCCTGAAAATAGGTACGCATCATGTacttttggggagaagagtgagTCATGTGCCTTAGCATATTTGCCAGATGCAGAAATTAACCAATTGTATTTGTCATGGCACTGGAATTGTTAATTCTTTGAGCGACTACCAACCTCAAGTGATAAACGTTTTGCAATTTTAACGTACTCTGCAGCTGAACACCAGGGTGGCAAGTAATAGGCGTTGCATATCTTGTTCAAGAGATTTGTTTCTTCAGGAAGCAGACCTTCTTCGGATTCCAAGAGATCTCTGTGGCACCATGTTACGATAATGATTGATGCTCCAGGTGCAGCGACGCGTGCCATTTCGCTCACAAACTGATTCATTAAACcgcaaaaataaaattctactaGCACTCTGCCTGAGGCATGCAGTAGCACTCATAGGGCCAACTATATAAAAATTACTTGCCCTTGTTATTTCTTAATTTTTAGACCATGAGCTGCTCTTGTTAGGTGATCAGTTGCTCAGAGAGTTGTTAATTCAACTGATCAGCCACTATTGCTAGGTAAAATCTGCTTTATATTTGTTCAACTAATGCCATTACATTTCCTCCTAGGTAAGACAAGCACATATGTCTTGATTAAATTGGATGCTCTTTAATTGtccttttccaaaaaaaaaaaacccccaAGTAAATTATTGCAATAACACAGGTGTGATGGATGCTTAACAACATCATAGTTTCAAGAATGGCCAAATAATTATAATGATAGAGCACGTATTCTTAGACGTATAGAAAACTACCTTCATTTTATCTGGCATATGCTCTCCGCTTTCCATGGACCAAACCAAGTCAAATTGCCCATCAGAAAAAGGTTGATCCAAAGCATCGGCGACTTGAAAATTTACCTGCTCATGGCCATAAGGCTTATGAGTTATGAGAGCAAGAATAACTTTCCCCTGTTGCGGCTTGAAGAAAATAAGTAAAGCTGTAATAGGTCGCCCAATGTGTTCCTTAGGAAGATGGCGGCATGCAGCAAATATTAAATACCTTGTCTGCCAGGCCTTCAGCAGCTGCTAAAGCTTGTGCTCTCTGTGCTTGGACAGGACTCAACGTGATGCCCCGACAATAAGCTCCATACTTCTTTGCAATATATCTAGAGCTGCCACCGATGCCACAGCCCACATCCAGTACCTCCTTTGGTTTTTTCAGAGGAGCATCTGTGTGTAGGAGAATTAAACGGAAATTCAATTtcgatcaaattttaaatttattttagctCTGTTTTAGCCAAAACAAGTAGTTTGGAATTAtggcaaaagatgaatatgttCGTCCTAACTTTTGTTAATTCGTCTCAGGTTAACagggaggaggtaaatcacggacggctactaacttttagaatagtaactagcacataaggaaaTCATTTATCTCGGTTATATTAAGATTCGAACCTCAGATCTGATAATGTCAACATAATATCTCATATCATAATTACTAGACCATAccagggaaagaaaaaaaaaaaaagataatttgaaATATAGGAAAGGAGCGAGAGAGAAAGACGGAGCACTCGTCGTCGGCCACCCATATGGACCGTTAAATAGCAAAATGGCACAAATGATAGAAAAGTGAGGCGAAGAACAAGGGGCACCTGAGACGCCGGCGAATCGGAGAGCCTCCTCGATCATGCGGATCTGAGCAGCCCTGTGGTCGTCTATGGTCGCCGCGGCGTCGGTGTCGTAGAAGCCATGGTGCATGTGCTCACCCCAGACGCCCTCCCAAACCGCCGAAGACTCGTCGTAGAACTCGGCGATGCCCTTTTTCAGCGTCTCTTCCTCGGCGGTCTCCGTCGCCGACGCCACGAATACTCGGACCGGCCTCCGGGATCGGCCATGCCGTGGGAATCCCCACGGCGGGAAGGAGGGCGTGCGATTCCCCTCGCCGAGAAGGCGGCACCTGAGCGTGCGGAGGTGGAGCTGGAGCGGAGGCGCTTGGAGGTGTAGCAAGGTTCCCATGGTGTAGACGTCACTCTTCACGGCGAAACGGGCCAAAGCCTCCGTCTCCCTTCTACTTGCGTGTCTTGGTGAAATTTTATAGGAACGAGCGGTCGGAAGAGGCGCTACATCTTGCAACTTGGAGAGGGTTCGTAAAACACCAAAATGAAACCGTTACTTTCATCTTAACGAATGAAGAATAAATGGTTGCCCGTCCTTGTAGACAGTGTTCCcgatttttcttgattaataaccACCACCGCCGGCTAGAGACggctaaattatttaatttattagttttttttagattttgttaTTCTTAATAAACGTATGCAGATATTTTTGGTATTATGAGAAATCTAGCATATTTTAGAAGTAACACAGATTGATGATAGTTAACTAAAATTGTATCTAGTCAAAGTGTGTAACACTGatatcattaaatatttttaataaaaagtaTTTGATGactatcaaaaattttaaatcttaaaatcaaTATAGACAACATTAATCAAATTTTATCCCATTAGATTGgataaatataaattcaataAAGGAGAATTTGTTATAATTCAAATAGTAGAAGAAGAAATAATTGAAGAGAAActtgtcttgtattttatttctataaaaTAATCCTATTTATAAGATAAGTGCAGTGGTGTGGTGTGGTGTACAAATAGAAGAATACAATGATTCTTTAATCaacaatcaaattaaattaatcatctatTATAACACTCCCCCTTAGATAATTGATAGAGAATCTAGCGCTGCATCATTAAAATCTTACCGATAAAACCCAGTGAGAaaaaccttgaacaaagaaaaAAAGTACAATAGCATATACTCCCCTTATTTCAATCACTCAAAATCTTTTAATTAATTCATCCCTATCTTGTTCACCAATTTCTTGAATGTTAACGTCGGCAATGCTTTTGTGAATAAATCAGCCACATTATATCTAGAACGAATTTGCTGGACATCAATATCACCTTTCTTCTAAAGTTCATGTGTGTGTAGAAGAATTTTGGTGAAATATGCTTTGTTTTATTCCCTTTAATATGACCTTTCTTTAATTGTGCAATGCAAGTAGCATTATCTTCAAATATAGTCGTTGTTATCTTTAGTTGTTGTTAGTCCGCATCATTCTTGAATATGTAGCGTCATGGATCTCAATCATATACATTCTCAACTTGCTTCatacattgtaataatttttgagtgATTTGATGATGTTGCTATTAAAGTTTGTTTTATTGACTTCCATAATATAGCATTGTATCCTCGTGTAAATACATAACCTATTTGAGATTTAGCTTTATGTGGATTTGAAAGATAACCTGCATTTACATATCCTACTAAAGAAGAATTTATTCTTATCGAATAAAATAACTCTATGTCTGTTGTTCCACGAAAGTAATGAAATATGTGTTTTATACCATTTCAATGTCTTTGGATTGGAGAAAAATTATATCTTACTAGAAGGTTAATAGAAAATGTAATATCGGGCTGAATGCAATTAATGAGGTATGATAATGCACTAATTGCACTACGATATGGTACTTCTAGACCAAGGATGTTTTCTCCATCTTCAAGTGGACGAAAAGGATCTTTCTTAGTATTAAGTGATCGAACAACCAATGGTGAAGGCAATAGATGTACTTTATCCATATAGAAGTGTTTTAGTAACCTTTTTGTGTATAAGGACTGATGAACAAATATTCCTTCTAGTAAATGTTCAATTTGTAATCCAAAATAAAATTGTCTTTCCTAAGTCTTTcttctcaaattcactttttaAATAATTGCAATTTTGTTAAGCTCTTTGGGAATCCCTATAAGATTTAAATCATCAACATATATTACCACAATTGCAAAACTTTCTTCCGTCTTTTTTGTAAAAATACACAGACAAATAGCATTATTTGTATAACCTTCTTGTAATAAGTATTTATTAGTGTAGTTAACACCAATGGTCAagctcagattttgatgaatgacaaatggtttaaagttagatgttatatTTAT includes these proteins:
- the LOC122034823 gene encoding probable tocopherol O-methyltransferase, chloroplastic isoform X2; this translates as MGTLLHLQAPPLQLHLRTLRCRLLGEGNRTPSFPPWGFPRHGRSRRPVRVFVASATETAEEETLKKGIAEFYDESSAVWEGVWGEHMHHGFYDTDAAATIDDHRAAQIRMIEEALRFAGVSDAPLKKPKEVLDVGCGIGGSSRYIAKKYGAYCRGITLSPVQAQRAQALAAAEGLADKVNFQVADALDQPFSDGQFDLVWSMESGEHMPDKMKEIRTADWSDNVAPFWPAVIQSAFTWQGLTSLLRSGWKSIKGALVMPLMIEGYNKKLIKFAIITCRKPA
- the LOC122034823 gene encoding probable tocopherol O-methyltransferase, chloroplastic isoform X1, with the protein product MGTLLHLQAPPLQLHLRTLRCRLLGEGNRTPSFPPWGFPRHGRSRRPVRVFVASATETAEEETLKKGIAEFYDESSAVWEGVWGEHMHHGFYDTDAAATIDDHRAAQIRMIEEALRFAGVSDAPLKKPKEVLDVGCGIGGSSRYIAKKYGAYCRGITLSPVQAQRAQALAAAEGLADKVNFQVADALDQPFSDGQFDLVWSMESGEHMPDKMKFVSEMARVAAPGASIIIVTWCHRDLLESEEGLLPEETNLLNKICNAYYLPPWCSAAEYVKIAKRLSLEEIRTADWSDNVAPFWPAVIQSAFTWQGLTSLLRSGWKSIKGALVMPLMIEGYNKKLIKFAIITCRKPA